The genomic region GCGCGGATGGAGTCTTTCCGTAGGCCGTGGGCTTCGTTGACGATGACGGCGCGGCCGCGACCGGTGAGACCGCGTGAGGCGAGCGAGCGTTCGGTTTCGCGTAGCCAGGAGAGTGAGACTTCGCCAGCATCGATTTCGAGTGTGTCGAAGTCATCGGCGACTTCACCGGCAATCAATCTTGCGATCGACGTCTTGCCGCTGCCGGAGACTCCGGCGAGCCAAAAAGCGCGGCCCGTCAAGCCGCGTGCTTTCAACGCGCCAAGCTTCGCGATGACTTTGTCTTGGCCGACGACTTCGTGCCAAGCACGCGGGC from Planctomycetia bacterium harbors:
- a CDS encoding AAA family ATPase, which codes for MQLHEQYRPRAWHEVVGQDKVIAKLGALKARGLTGRAFWLAGVSGSGKTSIARLIAGEVADDFDTLEIDAGEVSLSWLRETERSLASRGLTGRGRAVIVNEAHGLRKDSIRA